A stretch of the Massilia varians genome encodes the following:
- a CDS encoding polysaccharide biosynthesis/export family protein, protein MLALTLFVLLPGCTTGLQFAGSGKDGASDAPPTEIITQQLIESERRALAEQSRQDLSPLIVTNPAPYTIGQGDVLSIVVWDHPELAGGGMTAATAALDSGTASSTAVQPGFAVDHLGRIQFPLIGLLHVEGQTEEQARALLTKKLARYIAQPSLTLRVQSYRSKRVYIDGEVKAPGLQAINDIPMTLVEALNRAGGMLPSADQSRIMIERGPSRYMINLRDLVQKGVNPGTVLLAHGDVVRVHSRDESKVFVSGEVVQPRALTMHNGRLTLNEALGESGGVSPLSGDARQIYVVRKTSERTRVFQLDARETGALAMAESFELRPKDVVYVAASPLANWNRHLSLLFPGALTNAVGVTTRP, encoded by the coding sequence GTGCTGGCACTGACCCTGTTCGTCCTGCTGCCGGGTTGCACCACTGGCCTCCAGTTTGCCGGCAGCGGCAAGGACGGCGCCAGCGATGCGCCGCCCACCGAGATCATCACCCAGCAGCTCATCGAGAGTGAACGGCGCGCGCTGGCCGAGCAGTCCCGGCAAGACCTCTCGCCGCTGATCGTGACCAACCCGGCGCCCTACACCATCGGCCAGGGCGACGTGCTGTCGATCGTCGTGTGGGACCATCCGGAGCTTGCCGGTGGCGGCATGACCGCCGCCACCGCCGCCCTCGACAGCGGCACGGCATCGTCGACCGCGGTCCAGCCCGGTTTTGCGGTCGACCACCTGGGACGCATCCAGTTTCCCCTGATCGGCCTGCTGCACGTCGAGGGCCAGACCGAGGAGCAGGCCAGGGCGCTGCTGACCAAGAAACTGGCGCGCTACATCGCCCAGCCCAGCCTTACCCTGCGCGTCCAGTCCTACCGCAGCAAGCGGGTCTACATCGACGGCGAGGTCAAGGCGCCCGGCCTGCAGGCGATCAACGACATTCCCATGACCCTGGTCGAGGCGCTGAACCGCGCCGGCGGCATGCTGCCCAGTGCCGACCAGAGCCGCATCATGATCGAACGCGGGCCCAGCCGCTACATGATCAACCTGCGCGACCTGGTGCAGAAGGGCGTCAACCCGGGCACCGTGTTGCTCGCGCACGGGGACGTGGTGCGCGTCCATTCGCGCGACGAAAGCAAGGTGTTCGTGTCCGGCGAGGTCGTCCAGCCGCGCGCGCTCACCATGCACAACGGCCGCCTGACCCTGAACGAAGCGCTCGGCGAGAGCGGCGGTGTCAGCCCCCTGAGCGGCGATGCGCGCCAAATCTATGTGGTGCGCAAAACGTCCGAGCGGACCCGCGTGTTCCAGCTCGACGCCCGCGAGACCGGCGCACTGGCGATGGCCGAATCCTTCGAGCTGCGGCCGAAGGACGTGGTCTACGTCGCCGCCTCGCCGCTGGCGAACTGGAATCGCCACCTGAGCCTGCTGTTCCCGGGCGCACTGACCAACGCGGTCGGCGTGACGACCCGTCCCTGA